A genomic window from Osmia bicornis bicornis chromosome 6, iOsmBic2.1, whole genome shotgun sequence includes:
- the LOC114879897 gene encoding PHD finger protein 20 isoform X3: MKRRRIARSRGKGIPPLRMMKMARKCCVRSCEVDVQDARAKGLPLHRFPKDNNLRSKWLASGGFETSFKPTPGQVVCHRHFKRADYEAAKGHKLLLRKGSIPSVFADYDNHPDPVIMSVKSSTSYAQEDLDLINSEILNLEQSISPLVSEGRTQKSDNPKETCSSQPASLADSLNELDSTESVDNGYKNLNIKEKDSIKEEIPVKQEANETPEIQVNTMAVQLGIVESDIAMKHIQKNLIIKEELKNVKMEDEKVFEKSDELKPKILNKGGLKFFPGAKLEAKDFNEKWYSAKVVETDWDEREVLIHFDKWSSRFDEWIPMDSSRLRVLQTQPTEETWDPPASEENMKDFSVGERILATWADGRKYPAKVNAVLGNDRYDVLFDDGYAKTVKSSKMTKITPASTKQFSQTEEYIGSKQERRDKKRKHTVMELFHTHSRKRTKNEGDKVAKKQEVAINENGEVTDKIDLDGTLFGPCYDPGTDLLRGFDTNISKMKACTKKSKKDIPRNDVNQEDDVGPEWVDGEPQGTESYIVDGNDGPRRSIIVADKRLPPGWQKHFTQRKAGTSAGKWDVLFLHKSSGKKFRSRNDIKVFLENQGQFDFDPEKFDFCIHRKKKNYGQKLKQPITMDVPKKIKTLLPKAKTAVTEDPSLVSASTPVTTLVSTSTTSITDGAVFIGGLRVEMEDSAYKCPKQGCNKTFRKENLLQMHIKHYHPEYSKFLGSTPNVADLAYARTIGESVEDIIPKKSNNLLDKCNKIGKKKPIHDKALYTAPSSVTNFVQSTSPKVILPATSDIEDEIDQVEKSNDVPVEDIKLERMSPISSHSIDMDDDIEKKRDSSAMSPGTLFDMKIKEEKTQTGIKTLLPVRPAVSSEVQRIDRPKSLDEVINIDRMKGQRKRQLSEYSSDGLNRNKRRNGGIPELDEYGDLDDSALDTDEPPTLTYRYSRRKSDSRSDENSQSSQLYDSRVEKDDTLKGDIAKKDTNDGEETEGVMMMINGEMVKVEQLRREEIINCTCGYMEEDGLMIQCDLCLCWQHGHCNAIEREKDVPEKYVCYICQNPYRQRPSKKYFHDQDWVKEGKLPMLSDRTKNQNQVNQRTAMLKRSYDLVASLLQIQQVLHSLRVKINVAQKKDHPKLYLWAKNWEKVEVPKPDLTSIPIMEVTKSGSEDGDDITETSHRVEVKTEIKFTLKDNHDEKLIASDSELMKILEEDNPTSDESKATCKKEDLTNENKSHILLDALTKSGGIEEKYKNSTTSEIKPDTDLLTNQSIVSENDISMPAASENNMHEELKQETTPIQPFIPQPEAPIDPGECRMRLLEHIEHFQNHIDARLTFIEAQVCALEAMDPEDVSSPEIQPRTKQTVQMLLRDLNTVRKLAALC, from the exons ATGAAGCGGCGGCGTATAGCGCGGTCGCGTGGTAAAGGGATACCGCCTTTGAGGATGATGAAAATGGCGCGCAAATGTTGCGTGCGTAGCTGTGAGGTTGATGTTCAGGATGCTAGAGCGAAGGGTTTACCGCTTCATAGATTTCCAAAAGATAATAATTTAAGAAGTAAATGGTTGGCTAGTGGTGGATTCGAGACAAGTTTCAAACCTACACCGGGTCAAGTTGTCTGCCACAGGCATTTTAAACGTGCTGATTACGAAGCCGCTAAGGGACATAAATTACTTCTGCGTAAGGGCAGTATTCCATCAGTTTTTGCAGATTATGACAATCATCCAG atccTGTGATTATGTCTGTGAAATCATCAACTTCTTATGCGCAGGAGGATTTGGATCTCATTAATTCTGAGATTTTAAATTTAGAGCAATCTATTTCACCATTGGTATCTGAAGGAAGAACACAAAAGTCTGATAACCCTAAAGAAACATGTTCTTCTCAACCAGCATCATTAGCTGATTCTTTGAATGAGTTAGATTCAACAGAATCTGTTGACAACGGGTACAAAAATTTGaacataaaagaaaaagacagcataaaagaagaaattccTGTAAAACAGGAAGCAAATGAAACTCCAGAGATACAAGTAAATACCATGGCAGTGCAATTGGGAATTGTTGAATCAGACATTGCAATGAAGCatatacaaaaaaatttaattataaaagaagaattaaaaaacGTAAAAATGGAAGATGAAAAAGTATTTGAGAAGTCAGATGAATTGAAACCAAAGATTTTAAATAAGGGtggattaaaattttttcctGGTGCCAAATTAGAAGCAAAggatttcaatgaaaaatg GTATTCAGCCAAAGTAGTGGAAACTGATTGGGATGAAAGAGAAGTCTTGATCCATTTTGATAAGTGGAGTTCAAGATTTGATGAATGGATACCTATGGATAGCTCTAGATTACGTGTATTGCAAACACAACCAAC cGAAGAAACATGGGATCCGCCAGCATC GgaagaaaatatgaaagattTTTCAGTGGGAGAAAGGATACTTGCTACATGGGCTGATGGTAGAAAATATCCAGCCAAAGTGAATGCAGTTTTAGGAAATG ATAGGTATGATGTACTCTTTGATGATGGATATGCAAAGACGGTTAAATCGtcaaaaatgacaaaaattaCCCCAGCATCTACCAAG CAATTTAGTCAAACTGAAGAGTATATAGGAAGCAAGCAAGAAAGGAGagataagaaaagaaaacataCAGTTATGGAATTATTTCATACACATTCGAGGAAACGGACGAAAAATGAAGGAGATAAAGTAGCCAAAAAGCAAGAGGTGGCAATTAATGAAAATGGAGAAGTTACAGACAAAATTGATTTAGATGGTACTCTGTTTGGCCCTTGTTATGATCCTGGGACAGATCTATTACGGGGATTTGACACAAATATATCCAAAATGAAAGCTTGTACAAAAAAGAGCAAGAAGGATATTCCAAGAAATGATGTAAATCAGGAGGATGATGTAGGGCCAGAATGGGTAGATGGAGAACCTCAAGGAACTGAATCTTACATAGTAGATGGAAATGATG GACCTCGTCGCTCAATAATAGTTGCAGATAAACGATTACCACCTGGATGGCAAAAACATTTTACGCAAAGAAAGGCTGGTACGTCTGCCGGGAAATGGGATGTCTTATTTCTTCATAAATCAAGTGGGAAAAAGTTTCGATCGCGAAATGATATCAAGGTGTTCCTAGAAAATCAGGGTCAATTCGATTTTGATCCcgagaaatttgatttctGTATTCAccggaaaaagaaaaactatgggcaaaaattaaaacaaccGATTACAATGGATGTACCAAAGAAGATCAAGACTTTATTACCTAAAGCAAAAACAGCAGTAACAGAAGATCCGTCGCTGGTTTCAGCAAGTACACCAGTTACAACATTAGTGTCTACATCAACAACATCAATTACAGACGGTG CTGTTTTCATTGGCGGACTTCGCGTAGAGATGGAGGACAGTGCATATAAATGTCCAAAGCAAGGATGTAACAAGACATTTCGTAAAGAAAATCTTTTACAAATGCACATAAAACATTATCATCCAGAATACTCCAAATTTTTGGGATCCACGCCAAATGTTGCAGATTTAGCGTATGCAAGAACAATCGGAGAATCAGTCGAGGATATTATTCCAAAGAAATCAAATAACTTGTTAGacaaatgtaataaaattggAAAGAAAAAGCCTATTCATGATAAAGCATTATATACCGCGCCTTCGTCTGTAACAAATTTTGTTCAATCTACGTCGCCGAAAGTAATTTTACCGGCAACATCTGATATAGAGGATGAAATAGATCAAGTAGAAAAATCTAACGATGTACCAGTAGAAGACATTAAATTAGAAAGAATGTCTCCAATTTCGAGTCATAGTATTGACATGGATGATGATATTGAAAAGAAACGAGATTCTTCGGCAATGTCACCTGGAACATTATTTGatatgaaaattaaagaagaaaaaacacaAACTGGTATTAAAACTCTTCTTCCTGTAAGACCAGCAGTATCGTCAGAAGTGCAAAGGATTGACAGGCCAAAATCTTTAGATGAAGTTATTAATATTGATAGAATGAAGGGTCAACGGAAACGGCAATTATCAGAATACAGTTCTGATGGATTAAATAGGAATAAACGACGGAATGGTg GCATTCCAGAACTTGATGAATATGGTGATTTGGATGATAGTGCGTTGGATACCGATGAACCGCCAACACTTACGTACAGATACAGTCGCAGGAAATCAGATTCCAGAAGCGATGAAAATAGTCAGAGTA gTCAACTATATGATTCTCGCGTTGAAAAAGATGATACTTTGAAAGGGGATATTGCTAAAAAAGATACTAATGATGGGGAag AAACTGAGGGTGTCATGATGATGATCAATGGCGAAATGGTAAAAGTGGAACAACTTCGtagagaagaaataataaactGTACTTGTGGATACATGGAAGAAGATGGTTTAATGATACAGTGTGATCTGTGTTTATGCTGGCAACATGGCCATTGTAATgcaatagaaagagaaaaagatgtACCCGAAAAATATGTTTGTTATATTTGTCAGAACCCATATAGACAACGCCCATCAAAGAAGTATTTCCACGATCAAGATTGGGTGAAAGAGGGAAAACTGCCAATGTTATCTGATCGAACAAAAAATCAGAATCAAGTAAATCAAAGAACAGCTATGCTAAAACGTTCTTATGATTTAGTTGCTTCTCTCTTGCAAATACAACAAGTATTGCACAGTTTAAGAGTAAAGATCAATGTAGCTCA GAAAAAAGATCATCCAAAGCTATACCTTTGGGCGAAAAATTGGGAAAAGGTTGAAGTACCAAAACCAGATCTAACATCAATACCAATTATGGAAGTTACAAAATCAGGAAGTGAAGATGGAGATGATATAACTGAAACGTCTCATCGAGTCGAAGTAAAGACAGAAATAAAGTTCACTTTAAAAGATAATcacgatgaaaaattaatagctTCAGACTCGgagttaatgaaaattttagaagAAGATAATCCAACTTCGGATGAATCTAAAGCTACATGCAAAAAAGAGGATTTAACAAATGAGAATAAAAGTCATATTCTTCTTGATGCGCTTACAAAAAGTGGTGgtattgaagaaaaatataaaaattcaacaaCTTCGGAAATAAAACCGGATACag ATCTGTTAACTAATCAAAGCATTGTATCGGAAAATGATATATCTATGCCAGCTGCTTCAGAAAATAACATGCATGAAGAACTAAAACAGGAAACGACACCGATACAACCTTTCATTCCCCAACCAGAAGCACCAATTGATCCAGGGGAATGTCGAATGCGATTATTAGAACATATTGaacattttcaaaatcataTAGATGCAAGATTAACATTTATTGAAGCACAAGTTTGTG CACTGGAAGCTATGGATCCCGAAGATGTATCTAGTCCAGAAATTCAACCTCGAACTAAACAAACTGTTCAAATGCTTCTTCGAGATTTGAACACAGTACGAAAATTAGCCGCTCTgtgttaa
- the LOC114879897 gene encoding PHD finger protein 20 isoform X2, with amino-acid sequence MKRRRIARSRGKGIPPLRMMKMARKCCVRSCEVDVQDARAKGLPLHRFPKDNNLRSKWLASGGFETSFKPTPGQVVCHRHFKRADYEAAKGHKLLLRKGSIPSVFADYDNHPDPVIMSVKSSTSYAQEDLDLINSEILNLEQSISPLVSEGRTQKSDNPKETCSSQPASLADSLNELDSTESVDNGYKNLNIKEKDSIKEEIPVKQEANETPEIQVNTMAVQLGIVESDIAMKHIQKNLIIKEELKNVKMEDEKVFEKSDELKPKILNKGGLKFFPGAKLEAKDFNEKWYSAKVVETDWDEREVLIHFDKWSSRFDEWIPMDSSRLRVLQTQPTEETWDPPASEENMKDFSVGERILATWADGRKYPAKVNAVLGNDRYDVLFDDGYAKTVKSSKMTKITPASTKQFSQTEEYIGSKQERRDKKRKHTVMELFHTHSRKRTKNEGDKVAKKQEVAINENGEVTDKIDLDGTLFGPCYDPGTDLLRGFDTNISKMKACTKKSKKDIPRNDVNQEDDVGPEWVDGEPQGTESYIVDGNDGPRRSIIVADKRLPPGWQKHFTQRKAGTSAGKWDVLFLHKSSGKKFRSRNDIKVFLENQGQFDFDPEKFDFCIHRKKKNYGQKLKQPITMDVPKKIKTLLPKAKTAVTEDPSLVSASTPVTTLVSTSTTSITDGGVIYSVFIGGLRVEMEDSAYKCPKQGCNKTFRKENLLQMHIKHYHPEYSKFLGSTPNVADLAYARTIGESVEDIIPKKSNNLLDKCNKIGKKKPIHDKALYTAPSSVTNFVQSTSPKVILPATSDIEDEIDQVEKSNDVPVEDIKLERMSPISSHSIDMDDDIEKKRDSSAMSPGTLFDMKIKEEKTQTGIKTLLPVRPAVSSEVQRIDRPKSLDEVINIDRMKGQRKRQLSEYSSDGLNRNKRRNGELDEYGDLDDSALDTDEPPTLTYRYSRRKSDSRSDENSQSSQLYDSRVEKDDTLKGDIAKKDTNDGEETEGVMMMINGEMVKVEQLRREEIINCTCGYMEEDGLMIQCDLCLCWQHGHCNAIEREKDVPEKYVCYICQNPYRQRPSKKYFHDQDWVKEGKLPMLSDRTKNQNQVNQRTAMLKRSYDLVASLLQIQQVLHSLRVKINVAQKKDHPKLYLWAKNWEKVEVPKPDLTSIPIMEVTKSGSEDGDDITETSHRVEVKTEIKFTLKDNHDEKLIASDSELMKILEEDNPTSDESKATCKKEDLTNENKSHILLDALTKSGGIEEKYKNSTTSEIKPDTDLLTNQSIVSENDISMPAASENNMHEELKQETTPIQPFIPQPEAPIDPGECRMRLLEHIEHFQNHIDARLTFIEAQVCALEAMDPEDVSSPEIQPRTKQTVQMLLRDLNTVRKLAALC; translated from the exons ATGAAGCGGCGGCGTATAGCGCGGTCGCGTGGTAAAGGGATACCGCCTTTGAGGATGATGAAAATGGCGCGCAAATGTTGCGTGCGTAGCTGTGAGGTTGATGTTCAGGATGCTAGAGCGAAGGGTTTACCGCTTCATAGATTTCCAAAAGATAATAATTTAAGAAGTAAATGGTTGGCTAGTGGTGGATTCGAGACAAGTTTCAAACCTACACCGGGTCAAGTTGTCTGCCACAGGCATTTTAAACGTGCTGATTACGAAGCCGCTAAGGGACATAAATTACTTCTGCGTAAGGGCAGTATTCCATCAGTTTTTGCAGATTATGACAATCATCCAG atccTGTGATTATGTCTGTGAAATCATCAACTTCTTATGCGCAGGAGGATTTGGATCTCATTAATTCTGAGATTTTAAATTTAGAGCAATCTATTTCACCATTGGTATCTGAAGGAAGAACACAAAAGTCTGATAACCCTAAAGAAACATGTTCTTCTCAACCAGCATCATTAGCTGATTCTTTGAATGAGTTAGATTCAACAGAATCTGTTGACAACGGGTACAAAAATTTGaacataaaagaaaaagacagcataaaagaagaaattccTGTAAAACAGGAAGCAAATGAAACTCCAGAGATACAAGTAAATACCATGGCAGTGCAATTGGGAATTGTTGAATCAGACATTGCAATGAAGCatatacaaaaaaatttaattataaaagaagaattaaaaaacGTAAAAATGGAAGATGAAAAAGTATTTGAGAAGTCAGATGAATTGAAACCAAAGATTTTAAATAAGGGtggattaaaattttttcctGGTGCCAAATTAGAAGCAAAggatttcaatgaaaaatg GTATTCAGCCAAAGTAGTGGAAACTGATTGGGATGAAAGAGAAGTCTTGATCCATTTTGATAAGTGGAGTTCAAGATTTGATGAATGGATACCTATGGATAGCTCTAGATTACGTGTATTGCAAACACAACCAAC cGAAGAAACATGGGATCCGCCAGCATC GgaagaaaatatgaaagattTTTCAGTGGGAGAAAGGATACTTGCTACATGGGCTGATGGTAGAAAATATCCAGCCAAAGTGAATGCAGTTTTAGGAAATG ATAGGTATGATGTACTCTTTGATGATGGATATGCAAAGACGGTTAAATCGtcaaaaatgacaaaaattaCCCCAGCATCTACCAAG CAATTTAGTCAAACTGAAGAGTATATAGGAAGCAAGCAAGAAAGGAGagataagaaaagaaaacataCAGTTATGGAATTATTTCATACACATTCGAGGAAACGGACGAAAAATGAAGGAGATAAAGTAGCCAAAAAGCAAGAGGTGGCAATTAATGAAAATGGAGAAGTTACAGACAAAATTGATTTAGATGGTACTCTGTTTGGCCCTTGTTATGATCCTGGGACAGATCTATTACGGGGATTTGACACAAATATATCCAAAATGAAAGCTTGTACAAAAAAGAGCAAGAAGGATATTCCAAGAAATGATGTAAATCAGGAGGATGATGTAGGGCCAGAATGGGTAGATGGAGAACCTCAAGGAACTGAATCTTACATAGTAGATGGAAATGATG GACCTCGTCGCTCAATAATAGTTGCAGATAAACGATTACCACCTGGATGGCAAAAACATTTTACGCAAAGAAAGGCTGGTACGTCTGCCGGGAAATGGGATGTCTTATTTCTTCATAAATCAAGTGGGAAAAAGTTTCGATCGCGAAATGATATCAAGGTGTTCCTAGAAAATCAGGGTCAATTCGATTTTGATCCcgagaaatttgatttctGTATTCAccggaaaaagaaaaactatgggcaaaaattaaaacaaccGATTACAATGGATGTACCAAAGAAGATCAAGACTTTATTACCTAAAGCAAAAACAGCAGTAACAGAAGATCCGTCGCTGGTTTCAGCAAGTACACCAGTTACAACATTAGTGTCTACATCAACAACATCAATTACAGACGGTG GAGTAATTTATT CTGTTTTCATTGGCGGACTTCGCGTAGAGATGGAGGACAGTGCATATAAATGTCCAAAGCAAGGATGTAACAAGACATTTCGTAAAGAAAATCTTTTACAAATGCACATAAAACATTATCATCCAGAATACTCCAAATTTTTGGGATCCACGCCAAATGTTGCAGATTTAGCGTATGCAAGAACAATCGGAGAATCAGTCGAGGATATTATTCCAAAGAAATCAAATAACTTGTTAGacaaatgtaataaaattggAAAGAAAAAGCCTATTCATGATAAAGCATTATATACCGCGCCTTCGTCTGTAACAAATTTTGTTCAATCTACGTCGCCGAAAGTAATTTTACCGGCAACATCTGATATAGAGGATGAAATAGATCAAGTAGAAAAATCTAACGATGTACCAGTAGAAGACATTAAATTAGAAAGAATGTCTCCAATTTCGAGTCATAGTATTGACATGGATGATGATATTGAAAAGAAACGAGATTCTTCGGCAATGTCACCTGGAACATTATTTGatatgaaaattaaagaagaaaaaacacaAACTGGTATTAAAACTCTTCTTCCTGTAAGACCAGCAGTATCGTCAGAAGTGCAAAGGATTGACAGGCCAAAATCTTTAGATGAAGTTATTAATATTGATAGAATGAAGGGTCAACGGAAACGGCAATTATCAGAATACAGTTCTGATGGATTAAATAGGAATAAACGACGGAATGGTg AACTTGATGAATATGGTGATTTGGATGATAGTGCGTTGGATACCGATGAACCGCCAACACTTACGTACAGATACAGTCGCAGGAAATCAGATTCCAGAAGCGATGAAAATAGTCAGAGTA gTCAACTATATGATTCTCGCGTTGAAAAAGATGATACTTTGAAAGGGGATATTGCTAAAAAAGATACTAATGATGGGGAag AAACTGAGGGTGTCATGATGATGATCAATGGCGAAATGGTAAAAGTGGAACAACTTCGtagagaagaaataataaactGTACTTGTGGATACATGGAAGAAGATGGTTTAATGATACAGTGTGATCTGTGTTTATGCTGGCAACATGGCCATTGTAATgcaatagaaagagaaaaagatgtACCCGAAAAATATGTTTGTTATATTTGTCAGAACCCATATAGACAACGCCCATCAAAGAAGTATTTCCACGATCAAGATTGGGTGAAAGAGGGAAAACTGCCAATGTTATCTGATCGAACAAAAAATCAGAATCAAGTAAATCAAAGAACAGCTATGCTAAAACGTTCTTATGATTTAGTTGCTTCTCTCTTGCAAATACAACAAGTATTGCACAGTTTAAGAGTAAAGATCAATGTAGCTCA GAAAAAAGATCATCCAAAGCTATACCTTTGGGCGAAAAATTGGGAAAAGGTTGAAGTACCAAAACCAGATCTAACATCAATACCAATTATGGAAGTTACAAAATCAGGAAGTGAAGATGGAGATGATATAACTGAAACGTCTCATCGAGTCGAAGTAAAGACAGAAATAAAGTTCACTTTAAAAGATAATcacgatgaaaaattaatagctTCAGACTCGgagttaatgaaaattttagaagAAGATAATCCAACTTCGGATGAATCTAAAGCTACATGCAAAAAAGAGGATTTAACAAATGAGAATAAAAGTCATATTCTTCTTGATGCGCTTACAAAAAGTGGTGgtattgaagaaaaatataaaaattcaacaaCTTCGGAAATAAAACCGGATACag ATCTGTTAACTAATCAAAGCATTGTATCGGAAAATGATATATCTATGCCAGCTGCTTCAGAAAATAACATGCATGAAGAACTAAAACAGGAAACGACACCGATACAACCTTTCATTCCCCAACCAGAAGCACCAATTGATCCAGGGGAATGTCGAATGCGATTATTAGAACATATTGaacattttcaaaatcataTAGATGCAAGATTAACATTTATTGAAGCACAAGTTTGTG CACTGGAAGCTATGGATCCCGAAGATGTATCTAGTCCAGAAATTCAACCTCGAACTAAACAAACTGTTCAAATGCTTCTTCGAGATTTGAACACAGTACGAAAATTAGCCGCTCTgtgttaa